The Dehalogenimonas lykanthroporepellens BL-DC-9 genome includes a window with the following:
- a CDS encoding polyribonucleotide nucleotidyltransferase (SMART: KH domain protein~TIGRFAM: polyribonucleotide nucleotidyltransferase~KEGG: dev:DhcVS_843 polyribonucleotide nucleotidyltransferase (polynucleotide phosphorylase)~PFAM: 3' exoribonuclease; Exoribonuclease, phosphorolytic domain 2; Polynucleotide phosphorylase, phosphorolytic RNA-binding; K Homology, type 1, subgroup; RNA binding S1 domain protein) — MPEIKTFERTIGGRNLVIENGRMAGQANGAVTVRYGDTVVLVTAVIAKEPRPGVDFLPLTIDVEERMYAAGRIPGGFIRREGRPSEQATLAARLADRPLRPLLPKSWRREIQIIVTVLTADQENDPDVLGVIGASCALGISEMPFDGPLSAVRVGHIDGEFVINPTHSQLENSTLDVVVASTRSAVTMLEAGANEAPEDLMFEAIRFGHQANQEIIAIQDEIIAAVGKAKWTIEAPVVNPELMDKVSSIIDGKLAEAFYQADKARRQENLDKVKAELLEALNEDEYDSGDIMAAWDKKIRQLVRSTILDKKERVSGRGIEEIRELSAEVGVLPRVHGSALFSRGQTQILNVVTLGSLQMEQKLDNISPETSKRYIHHYNFPPYSVGETKRIGTGRREIGHGALAERALLPVVPSEAEFPYALRLVSEAVSSNGSTSMASACASSLSLMDAGVPIKKPVAGISIGLITDDTNPDRFVTLTDIEGLEDNYGDMDFKVAGTRDGITAIQLDMKLKGITFAVIEQTLAQARRAREVILEVMNKAIAQSRAELSPYAPRMYKLKIDPGKIGAVIGPGGRVIRSIIEETKTTIDIEDDGTVIIGASDGESAKKAIAIIEGMTKDIEPDSIYTGKVSRIMSFGAFVEILPGKEGMVHISELANRRVDKVEDVLKIGDTVTVKVIEIDSQGRINLSIRALLPPPTEEEREAMRNQPPPQGGFRRSAPGAPMDRSDRPRFRR, encoded by the coding sequence TTGCCAGAAATTAAAACATTTGAACGCACCATCGGCGGGCGTAATCTCGTAATCGAGAACGGCAGGATGGCCGGACAGGCCAACGGCGCCGTCACCGTCCGCTACGGCGACACCGTGGTCCTGGTGACTGCGGTCATCGCCAAAGAACCCCGGCCCGGGGTGGATTTCCTGCCCCTGACCATAGATGTGGAAGAGCGGATGTATGCCGCCGGCCGCATCCCCGGCGGTTTCATCCGCCGCGAAGGCCGCCCGTCGGAACAGGCCACCCTGGCCGCCCGTCTGGCTGACCGTCCGCTCCGGCCCCTTCTGCCCAAGAGCTGGCGCCGGGAAATCCAGATTATTGTCACCGTACTCACCGCCGACCAGGAAAACGATCCCGATGTCCTCGGTGTCATCGGCGCTTCCTGCGCCCTGGGCATTTCGGAAATGCCCTTCGACGGCCCGCTTTCGGCGGTTCGTGTCGGTCACATCGACGGTGAGTTCGTCATCAATCCCACCCATTCCCAGCTGGAAAACAGCACCCTTGACGTGGTTGTCGCCAGCACCCGTTCTGCCGTGACCATGCTCGAAGCCGGCGCCAATGAGGCCCCGGAAGACCTGATGTTCGAAGCCATCCGCTTCGGTCACCAGGCCAACCAGGAAATCATCGCCATTCAGGACGAAATCATCGCCGCCGTCGGCAAGGCCAAGTGGACCATCGAGGCCCCGGTAGTAAACCCGGAACTGATGGACAAGGTTTCCTCCATCATCGACGGCAAGCTGGCTGAAGCCTTCTACCAGGCCGACAAAGCCCGCCGCCAGGAAAACCTGGACAAGGTCAAGGCCGAACTGCTCGAAGCCCTGAATGAAGACGAATATGACTCCGGTGATATCATGGCCGCCTGGGACAAGAAAATCCGCCAACTGGTGCGCTCCACCATCCTGGATAAAAAGGAACGTGTCAGCGGCCGCGGCATCGAAGAAATCCGTGAGCTGTCCGCCGAAGTCGGCGTTCTGCCGCGGGTTCACGGCTCCGCCCTGTTCTCCCGGGGTCAGACCCAGATTCTCAACGTCGTTACCCTCGGCTCGCTCCAGATGGAGCAGAAGCTGGATAATATCTCACCGGAAACTTCCAAGCGGTACATCCATCACTACAACTTCCCGCCCTATTCAGTGGGTGAAACCAAGCGTATCGGCACCGGTCGGCGAGAAATCGGCCACGGCGCCCTGGCGGAGCGGGCCTTACTGCCTGTCGTCCCGTCAGAGGCGGAGTTCCCTTACGCCCTGCGTCTGGTTTCGGAGGCGGTCAGCTCCAACGGCTCCACTTCCATGGCCAGCGCCTGCGCTTCCAGCCTGTCGCTGATGGACGCCGGTGTTCCCATCAAGAAGCCGGTAGCCGGTATCTCCATCGGTCTGATTACCGATGACACCAACCCGGACCGTTTCGTTACCCTGACCGACATCGAAGGTCTGGAAGACAACTATGGCGACATGGATTTCAAGGTGGCCGGTACTCGTGACGGCATCACCGCCATCCAGCTGGACATGAAGCTCAAGGGTATAACCTTTGCCGTCATCGAGCAGACGCTGGCTCAGGCCAGGCGCGCCCGTGAGGTTATTCTGGAGGTTATGAACAAAGCCATCGCCCAGAGCCGCGCCGAGCTGTCTCCCTACGCCCCGCGGATGTACAAACTGAAGATAGACCCGGGCAAGATCGGCGCCGTCATCGGCCCCGGCGGCCGGGTCATCCGCTCCATCATCGAGGAGACCAAAACCACCATCGATATCGAAGATGACGGCACCGTCATCATCGGCGCCTCCGACGGCGAAAGCGCCAAGAAAGCCATCGCCATCATCGAAGGCATGACCAAGGATATTGAGCCTGACAGCATCTACACCGGCAAGGTAAGCCGCATCATGAGCTTCGGTGCCTTCGTCGAAATCCTGCCGGGCAAGGAAGGCATGGTTCATATTTCGGAACTGGCCAACCGCCGGGTGGACAAGGTGGAAGATGTCCTCAAAATCGGCGATACCGTGACCGTCAAGGTCATCGAAATAGATTCCCAGGGCCGCATCAACCTCTCCATCCGGGCGCTACTGCCCCCGCCGACCGAGGAAGAGCGGGAAGCCATGCGGAATCAGCCGCCGCCCCAGGGTGGTTTCCGGCGTTCGGCGCCAGGGGCGCCCATGGACCGGTCCGACCGTCCCCGTTTCAGGAGGTAG
- a CDS encoding ribosomal protein S15 (KEGG: gme:Gmet_1590 30S ribosomal protein S15~TIGRFAM: ribosomal protein S15~PFAM: ribosomal protein S15), whose translation MEKQDKITVIDTFKRHDSDTGSAEVQIAILSARIMQLTSHMQLNKQDSHAKCNLLRLVGQRRRMLAYLRKEDAGRYQAVIAKLGLRK comes from the coding sequence TTGGAAAAACAGGACAAAATCACCGTAATCGACACCTTCAAGAGGCATGACAGTGACACCGGCTCGGCTGAGGTGCAGATTGCCATTCTCTCAGCCCGCATCATGCAACTGACAAGTCACATGCAGTTGAACAAACAGGATTCTCACGCCAAGTGCAACCTGCTTCGGCTGGTCGGCCAGCGCCGCCGCATGCTCGCCTATCTCAGGAAAGAGGATGCCGGTCGCTATCAGGCTGTAATCGCCAAACTGGGTTTGCGCAAGTAG
- a CDS encoding DNA polymerase III, epsilon subunit (TIGRFAM: DNA polymerase III, epsilon subunit~PFAM: Exonuclease RNase T and DNA polymerase III~KEGG: pdi:BDI_0695 DNA polymerase III epsilon chain~SMART: Exonuclease) — translation MNNLKLDRPLVFFDLETTGLNPLKDRIVEITLVKLLPDGTEESRSRLIDPGIPIPETATAIHGITDDRVAGQPSFNRIAKSFRDFLEGCDLCGFNIKKFDIPMLEAEFRRAGVDFSRAGRRIIDTQVIFHKFHPRGLEAAYSLYCGKQLANLHSSDADARACAEILSAQLAAHESELPADVDALHEFCCRPEEADYIDADGKLIWVNQEAAVNFSKNKGVTLRTLADTDPGFLEWIMRADFSEQVKGIVADALKGEFPKR, via the coding sequence ATGAACAACCTGAAACTGGACCGGCCGCTGGTCTTCTTCGACCTGGAAACCACCGGCCTCAACCCTTTGAAAGACCGTATCGTGGAAATCACCCTGGTCAAACTCCTGCCCGACGGCACCGAAGAATCCCGGAGCCGGCTAATTGACCCCGGCATCCCCATCCCGGAAACGGCCACCGCCATCCACGGCATCACCGATGACCGGGTCGCCGGCCAGCCGTCTTTCAACCGCATTGCTAAAAGTTTCCGTGACTTTCTGGAAGGTTGTGACCTGTGCGGCTTCAACATCAAGAAGTTCGATATCCCCATGTTGGAAGCTGAATTCCGGCGCGCCGGGGTGGATTTTTCCCGCGCCGGCCGCCGCATCATTGACACCCAGGTCATCTTCCACAAGTTTCACCCGCGCGGGCTGGAAGCGGCTTACTCTCTCTACTGCGGCAAACAGCTGGCAAACCTTCATTCCTCGGACGCCGACGCCCGGGCCTGCGCTGAAATTCTCTCCGCCCAGTTGGCGGCGCATGAGTCGGAGTTACCGGCAGACGTCGATGCCCTTCATGAATTCTGTTGCCGGCCGGAAGAAGCCGATTATATCGACGCCGACGGCAAGCTCATCTGGGTCAACCAGGAAGCGGCGGTCAACTTCAGCAAGAACAAAGGCGTCACCCTGCGCACCCTGGCCGATACCGACCCGGGCTTTCTGGAATGGATAATGCGGGCTGATTTTTCTGAACAGGTCAAAGGTATCGTTGCCGACGCCCTCAAAGGCGAATTCCCCAAACGCTGA
- a CDS encoding protein of unknown function DUF75 (PFAM: protein of unknown function DUF75~KEGG: det:DET0916 hypothetical protein) produces MGFKLEKTPELNAPDLVVGWPGIGNVGLMAVETAWRQLEAEYLGEIEPEPYFYPNGMSIKNGVLEKLSFPACRFYYKRLGGRDIIFFTGEEQPAEGGSTYAAGVKAYRMAKEVLDVAEKLGVRRIFTSGAAVSPIHHEAVSGVWAVSSSRELLEEINSFRSGRLTSTLQGRQAQSNISGLNGLMVGVADRRGIPAACLMGEVPDYLARAPMAYPAAVKSVLQVMSGFLGFELDYTELDEMRRQTNEMVDQFFDQFPDEIKGKLAQRRQMITAEADGGEPITEDDKKWLADHIEDLFKQEGDDDRAA; encoded by the coding sequence ATGGGATTCAAACTTGAAAAAACACCTGAACTCAATGCGCCCGACCTGGTGGTCGGCTGGCCGGGTATCGGCAACGTGGGGCTGATGGCGGTGGAGACCGCCTGGCGGCAACTGGAGGCCGAGTATCTGGGCGAAATAGAACCTGAACCTTATTTTTACCCGAACGGCATGTCGATAAAAAACGGGGTGTTGGAAAAATTGTCTTTCCCGGCGTGCAGGTTTTACTACAAACGACTGGGAGGCCGCGACATCATTTTCTTTACCGGCGAGGAACAGCCGGCCGAAGGCGGCTCTACCTACGCCGCCGGGGTCAAGGCCTACCGCATGGCCAAAGAGGTGCTGGATGTGGCGGAAAAATTAGGCGTGCGCCGGATTTTTACCTCCGGCGCGGCGGTCAGCCCGATTCATCATGAAGCCGTTTCCGGTGTCTGGGCGGTGTCTTCCAGCCGTGAATTGCTGGAAGAAATCAACAGTTTTCGGAGCGGGCGACTGACCAGCACACTGCAAGGACGACAGGCCCAGTCCAACATTTCCGGCCTGAACGGCCTGATGGTGGGGGTGGCTGACCGTCGCGGCATCCCGGCGGCCTGCCTGATGGGGGAGGTGCCGGACTACCTGGCCCGGGCGCCGATGGCCTATCCGGCCGCCGTCAAGTCCGTACTTCAGGTGATGAGCGGGTTTCTGGGGTTCGAGCTGGATTACACCGAACTGGATGAAATGCGCCGCCAGACGAACGAGATGGTGGATCAGTTCTTCGACCAGTTTCCCGATGAAATCAAGGGAAAGCTGGCTCAACGACGGCAGATGATTACCGCCGAAGCCGACGGCGGGGAGCCGATAACCGAAGACGATAAGAAATGGCTGGCCGATCATATCGAGGATTTGTTCAAGCAGGAGGGCGATGATGACCGGGCGGCTTGA
- a CDS encoding protein of unknown function DUF75 (PFAM: protein of unknown function DUF75~KEGG: dev:DhcVS_786 hypothetical protein), with amino-acid sequence MTGRLDYLATPNLERPLMVVGWKGEAGTVGERVTDYLAETLEMRDLADIDPVGYFSLSSVEVSDDLVSFPFSRFKYSEKSNLITFYSDTPAHDIPEFLSLVLELAARHSVCQIVTINALPVMASHNTPQPLIANLSTPLLKEWLSGDGINTDIDFESPPGPRPPLSSYLLWSARQKGIEAVSLWVPVPYYLASFSDEVGIRRALAFLREKLAVPLALEGALAAEQRLRETLGELRRDSADVDKALTMLESSLSLTEYEAGQLAAAVREKMGKAG; translated from the coding sequence ATGACCGGGCGGCTTGATTACCTGGCGACGCCGAATCTGGAGCGGCCGCTGATGGTGGTCGGCTGGAAAGGCGAAGCCGGCACCGTGGGTGAACGGGTGACAGATTACCTGGCGGAAACGCTTGAGATGCGGGACCTGGCTGACATTGACCCGGTGGGTTATTTCAGTCTTTCAAGCGTGGAAGTCTCCGATGACCTGGTGAGCTTTCCCTTCAGTCGTTTCAAGTATTCTGAAAAGTCTAACCTGATTACCTTTTATTCCGATACACCGGCACACGATATTCCCGAATTCTTAAGTTTGGTGCTGGAGCTGGCGGCCAGACACAGCGTCTGCCAGATAGTAACGATAAATGCTTTACCGGTGATGGCTTCACATAATACGCCCCAACCTTTGATTGCCAACCTGAGCACGCCGCTGTTGAAGGAATGGCTTTCCGGCGACGGAATCAACACCGATATAGATTTCGAGTCGCCGCCGGGACCGCGACCGCCCCTGTCCAGTTACCTGCTGTGGTCAGCCCGGCAAAAAGGTATTGAGGCAGTATCGCTGTGGGTGCCGGTGCCGTATTATCTGGCTTCCTTTTCCGATGAGGTGGGCATCCGGCGGGCGCTGGCTTTTCTGCGCGAGAAGCTGGCGGTGCCGCTGGCGCTGGAAGGCGCCCTGGCCGCCGAGCAGAGGCTGAGGGAAACGCTGGGGGAACTGCGAAGAGATTCCGCCGATGTGGATAAGGCGCTGACCATGCTGGAGAGTAGCCTGTCTTTGACTGAATATGAAGCCGGGCAGTTGGCGGCGGCGGTGCGGGAGAAGATGGGGAAAGCCGGTTGA
- a CDS encoding conserved hypothetical protein (KEGG: det:DET0914 hypothetical protein) produces the protein MTEELGKIERPRASTFTGKRKLYVVPLLYRWPEAPAEYNALFDRYWFEIGEQLAHLEDRIGSIVKVYHEGIDAPGEAGISTLKQFETPSSDITIARLDAGAQLVPIEDQELMNESVDWERFVMLGFTSQKVARLASENLMAVAKKRYEHIAARITETLGEDEAGVLFIREGHQLQFPAGIEVFSVSPPSLDDIHRYLRDVSERAHRAPRQEPPAEDVKKDEKPEPAKKPADTKKAPARPRAKKPATRKKKTTE, from the coding sequence ATGACCGAAGAACTGGGTAAAATCGAAAGACCGCGCGCTTCCACTTTCACCGGCAAGCGCAAACTCTATGTCGTCCCCCTGCTCTACCGCTGGCCGGAAGCCCCGGCAGAATACAACGCCCTTTTTGACCGCTACTGGTTCGAAATCGGCGAGCAACTGGCCCACCTCGAAGACCGCATCGGCAGCATCGTCAAGGTGTATCATGAGGGCATCGACGCCCCCGGCGAAGCCGGCATATCTACGTTGAAACAGTTCGAAACCCCTTCCAGCGACATCACCATCGCCCGCCTTGACGCCGGCGCCCAGCTGGTGCCCATCGAGGACCAGGAGCTCATGAACGAAAGCGTTGACTGGGAACGCTTCGTCATGCTGGGCTTCACCTCTCAGAAGGTGGCCCGGCTGGCTTCGGAGAATCTGATGGCGGTGGCGAAAAAGCGTTATGAGCACATCGCCGCCCGTATCACCGAAACCCTGGGAGAGGATGAAGCCGGCGTGCTGTTCATCCGGGAAGGCCACCAGTTGCAGTTCCCGGCCGGCATTGAAGTCTTCAGCGTTTCCCCGCCTTCACTCGACGACATCCACCGTTACCTGCGTGACGTTTCGGAGCGCGCCCACCGGGCACCCCGTCAGGAACCGCCGGCAGAGGATGTGAAAAAGGACGAAAAACCGGAACCGGCTAAGAAACCAGCCGATACCAAAAAGGCGCCGGCCAGACCCCGGGCTAAAAAACCCGCTACCCGCAAGAAAAAGACCACGGAATAA
- a CDS encoding conserved hypothetical protein (KEGG: deh:cbdb_A863 hypothetical protein): protein MNDQVTEIMEGAMMKEVASAAMYRQAAADAAEPAAATLLRELADEEEKHLAILKDIPPRQIADHRHPSADLSRPALTTYLKAPDELPGADLPGTILFAIRQEAASASFYRELAASLTDSFPRSLADSLADQELEHQSSLEKLYQDIVYIED from the coding sequence ATGAACGACCAGGTCACCGAAATAATGGAAGGCGCCATGATGAAGGAAGTCGCCTCGGCGGCCATGTACCGCCAGGCGGCCGCCGACGCCGCGGAACCGGCCGCCGCCACCCTCCTCCGGGAACTGGCCGACGAAGAAGAAAAACACCTGGCAATCCTGAAAGACATCCCGCCCCGGCAGATTGCCGACCACCGGCACCCCTCGGCTGACCTCTCCCGCCCGGCCCTGACCACCTACCTCAAGGCCCCGGACGAACTGCCCGGCGCCGACCTCCCCGGCACCATCCTGTTCGCCATCCGCCAGGAAGCCGCTTCGGCTTCCTTTTATAGAGAGCTGGCCGCCTCACTGACCGACTCATTCCCCCGGTCACTGGCCGACAGCCTGGCCGACCAGGAACTGGAACACCAGTCATCGCTGGAAAAACTCTATCAGGATATAGTCTACATTGAAGACTGA
- a CDS encoding transposase mutator type (KEGG: sth:STH2289 transposase~manually curated~PFAM: transposase mutator type), whose amino-acid sequence MAKDRMTLLELLRKSGSDGDLDFLREGVKMLAEAVMELEVKQKTGAEKHERSNGRLTYRNGYRGRIWDTRAGTIPLAIPRLRDGSYFPSLLEPRRRAEHALLAVIQEAYVLGISTRKVESLVQSLGLNGVSKSEVSRICGALDDEVERWRHRPLLWRYPYLWLDATYVKVRDSGRVVSQAVIIAYGVRETGEREIIGLEVGPSEDGVFWKEFLRGLVSRGLSGVMLVISDAHLGLKEAISTVLTGVSWQRCRVHFMRNALARVPRGAQAMVSAAIRTIFAQPDRDSACSQLRRVADNLRLRFGPVADQLEEAEPDILAYTAFPREHWRQLYSTNPLERLNKEIKRRSNVVGIFPNSQSVIRLIGAVLMEQQDEWEVGRRYFSLDSMKKTLEGAQEEPLIMALPA is encoded by the coding sequence ATGGCCAAAGACAGGATGACACTTTTGGAACTGCTACGCAAGTCAGGGAGTGACGGTGATCTTGATTTTCTGAGAGAAGGGGTGAAGATGCTGGCCGAAGCGGTCATGGAGCTTGAGGTTAAGCAGAAGACCGGAGCTGAGAAACATGAGCGCAGTAACGGTCGTTTAACCTACCGTAACGGCTACCGGGGGCGTATCTGGGACACCCGGGCCGGCACGATACCCTTGGCGATTCCCCGGTTGCGGGACGGCAGTTATTTTCCCAGCTTACTCGAGCCCCGGCGCCGGGCGGAACATGCCTTGCTGGCGGTAATCCAGGAAGCCTATGTATTGGGCATCAGCACCCGCAAGGTGGAATCTCTGGTTCAGTCACTGGGGCTTAACGGGGTCAGTAAGAGCGAGGTATCGCGAATATGCGGGGCTCTGGACGATGAAGTGGAACGATGGCGCCACCGGCCTTTGTTATGGCGTTATCCCTATCTGTGGCTGGATGCGACCTACGTCAAGGTCAGGGATTCAGGGCGGGTGGTCAGTCAGGCGGTAATTATCGCCTACGGAGTCCGGGAAACCGGAGAACGCGAGATCATCGGGCTTGAGGTCGGCCCCAGTGAAGACGGTGTATTCTGGAAAGAGTTTCTGCGGGGGCTGGTCAGCCGTGGTTTGAGCGGGGTGATGCTGGTAATCAGTGATGCTCATCTGGGGCTGAAGGAAGCCATCAGCACGGTACTCACCGGGGTATCGTGGCAACGTTGCCGGGTGCACTTCATGCGCAATGCGCTGGCCAGAGTGCCACGGGGCGCCCAGGCTATGGTATCTGCCGCTATCCGTACCATCTTCGCTCAACCTGACCGCGACAGCGCTTGCAGCCAGCTCCGCCGGGTAGCCGATAACCTCAGACTCCGATTCGGTCCTGTTGCCGACCAACTGGAAGAGGCAGAACCGGATATCCTGGCCTATACCGCTTTCCCCCGGGAACACTGGCGGCAACTGTACTCTACCAATCCCCTGGAGAGACTGAATAAGGAAATCAAGCGCCGCAGTAATGTGGTCGGCATCTTTCCCAACAGCCAATCGGTAATCAGGCTGATTGGGGCGGTGTTAATGGAACAGCAGGACGAGTGGGAGGTCGGACGACGCTACTTTTCTTTGGATTCGATGAAGAAAACGCTGGAAGGGGCGCAGGAGGAACCCCTGATCATGGCTTTACCAGCATAA
- a CDS encoding transposase IS4 family protein (PFAM: transposase IS4 family protein~KEGG: avi:Avi_2713 hypothetical protein) — MAYREGDRRQMAMLPPVIEDYVGPKDPVRAYDAIVEAMDCDQMGLTIDRSLVGNPAYDPKSMLKLLVYGYSYGWHSSRKLERACHHNLSFIWLMGGLKPDHKTIANFRRGNQQVLRKVLEQTARICLKMNLIEGNCLFTDSTKMKGAAATSRTLTRKAWEQKLAETDKAIEELLARCEQIDRNESGNLVEMKEELEDRQKLQSKIKGLVKQLDKEKLSRINSTDPECLNVKGRQGTYAGYSAHITVDEQHGLIVNADVVAEANDSNQFSQQIEQAMITLGKPCRTAVADAGYSNMDNLKRTTEKQIDVIVPTQRQALHSPQDSPFDKSKFRYDEQADCYECPEGKKLKYSHYSRQKSNYLYRMEKPALCLKCRYWGTCTISKRGRTVIRLKEEKLREALEARYASAEGQEIYQKRKARVESPFGHIKRNLNCGNFLLKGLAGVKAEWGLLAGSFNIARMITLSGGVPGLLRRLEQAETG, encoded by the coding sequence ATGGCTTACAGAGAAGGCGACCGCCGACAGATGGCGATGCTACCACCGGTTATTGAAGACTATGTTGGGCCCAAGGATCCGGTCAGAGCTTATGATGCCATAGTGGAAGCTATGGACTGCGATCAAATGGGATTGACCATCGACCGTTCCCTGGTCGGCAATCCGGCTTATGACCCCAAATCCATGCTTAAACTGCTGGTTTATGGCTATTCCTATGGCTGGCATAGCTCCCGAAAGCTGGAGAGAGCCTGTCATCATAACCTATCATTCATCTGGCTTATGGGAGGACTCAAACCCGACCATAAGACCATAGCCAATTTCAGGCGGGGTAACCAGCAGGTATTGAGGAAAGTTCTTGAACAGACTGCTCGCATTTGTCTCAAGATGAATCTGATAGAAGGCAACTGTCTCTTCACCGATAGCACCAAGATGAAAGGAGCGGCGGCCACCAGCCGGACATTGACCAGGAAGGCATGGGAACAGAAGCTGGCCGAAACGGACAAAGCTATCGAAGAACTGCTTGCCAGGTGTGAGCAGATAGACCGGAATGAATCCGGCAATCTGGTAGAAATGAAAGAAGAACTGGAAGACCGTCAAAAACTACAAAGCAAGATCAAGGGGCTGGTAAAGCAGTTAGACAAAGAGAAGTTATCCCGGATAAACAGCACCGACCCGGAGTGTCTAAACGTCAAAGGGCGTCAGGGTACTTATGCCGGTTATAGTGCGCATATAACCGTAGATGAGCAACACGGACTTATAGTTAATGCCGATGTAGTAGCCGAGGCCAATGACAGCAATCAATTCTCGCAACAAATCGAACAGGCGATGATAACACTGGGTAAGCCCTGCCGAACAGCGGTGGCCGACGCTGGATATTCGAATATGGACAATCTGAAACGGACAACTGAAAAACAAATTGACGTTATCGTACCGACGCAAAGGCAAGCCCTTCACAGCCCTCAGGACTCACCCTTTGACAAGAGCAAGTTTCGCTATGATGAACAAGCTGACTGTTATGAATGTCCTGAAGGTAAGAAGCTGAAATATTCCCACTATTCAAGACAGAAGAGTAATTACCTGTACCGGATGGAGAAGCCGGCATTATGCCTGAAGTGCCGATACTGGGGAACATGCACCATTTCCAAGCGCGGCAGAACTGTCATCCGGTTAAAGGAAGAGAAACTGAGAGAAGCATTGGAAGCGCGGTATGCATCAGCAGAGGGTCAGGAAATCTACCAGAAACGTAAAGCCCGGGTAGAATCACCCTTCGGACATATCAAGCGAAATCTCAATTGCGGGAATTTCCTCCTTAAAGGACTGGCTGGAGTGAAGGCCGAATGGGGATTATTGGCTGGTAGCTTCAACATAGCCCGGATGATTACGCTAAGTGGCGGGGTGCCTGGCCTGCTCCGGCGCCTGGAACAGGCAGAAACAGGATAG
- a CDS encoding conserved hypothetical protein (KEGG: deg:DehalGT_0494 hypothetical protein): MNHWLTALKFIGIGWYISFAILGGVLGGRWLDERLNSEPFLLITGLFLGLIAAFFGAYQMVNGTNNKRRK; encoded by the coding sequence ATGAACCACTGGCTGACTGCCCTGAAGTTCATAGGGATAGGCTGGTATATCAGCTTTGCCATCCTTGGTGGGGTGCTGGGCGGACGCTGGCTTGATGAGCGTCTCAACAGTGAACCGTTCTTGTTAATCACAGGACTATTCCTGGGTCTGATAGCGGCCTTTTTCGGAGCGTATCAGATGGTGAACGGAACGAACAATAAACGCCGAAAATAG